A portion of the Macaca mulatta isolate MMU2019108-1 chromosome 4, T2T-MMU8v2.0, whole genome shotgun sequence genome contains these proteins:
- the OR2J3 gene encoding olfactory receptor 2J3, with product MNDDGKVNASSEGYFILVGFSNWPHLEVVLFVVVLIFYLMTLIGNLFIIILSYLDSHLHTPMYFFLLNLSFLDLCYTTSSIPQLLVNLWGPEKTISYAGCMIQLYFVLALGTTECVLLVVMSYDRYAAVCRPLHYTVLMHPRFCHLLAVASWVSGFTNSALHSSFTFWIPLCGHHQVDHFFCEVPALLRLSCVDTHVNELTLMITSSVFVLIPLILILTSYGAIVQAVLRMQSTTGLQRVFGTCGAHLMVVSLFFIPAMCIYLQPPSENSQDQGKFIALFYTVVTPSLNPLIYTLRNKDVRGAVKRLMGWE from the coding sequence TAACTGGCCTCATCTAGAAGTAGTTCTCTTCGTGGTTGTCTTGATCTTCTACTTGATGACACTGATAGGAAATCTGTTCATCATCATCCTGTCATACCTGGACTCCCATCTCCACACTCCCAtgtactttttccttttaaacctCTCATTTCTGGATCTCTGCTACACCACCAGCTCTATCCCTCAGTTGCTGGTTAATCTCTGGGGCCCGGAAAAAACCATCTCTTATGCTGGTTGCATGATTCAACTTTACTTTGTTCTTGCACTGGGAACCACAGAGTGTGTCCTACTGGTGGTGATGTCCTATGACCGTTACGCAGCTGTGTGTAGACCTTTGCATTACACTGTCCTCATGCATCCTCGTTTCTGCCACCTGCTGGCTGTGGCTTCTTGGGTAAGCGGTTTTACCAACTCAGCACTTcattcctccttcaccttctggaTACCCCTGTGTGGACACCACCAAGTAGATCACTTTTTCTGTGAAGTTCCAGCACTTCTGCGATTATCGTGTGTTGATACCCATGTCAATGAGCTGACCCTCATGATCACAAGCTCCGTTTTTGTTCTCATACCTCTCATCCTCATTCTCACTTCTTATGGTGCCATCGTCCAGGCTGTACTGAGGATGCAATCAACCACTGGGCTTCAGAGAGTGTTTGGAACATGTGGAGCCCACCTTATGGTTGTATCTCTCTTTTTCATTCCGGCCATGTGCATATATCTCCAGCCACCATCAGAAAATTCTCAAGATCAAGGCAAGTTCATTGCTCTCTTTTATACTGTTGTCACACCTAGTCTTAACCCTCTAATCTACACCCTCAGAAACAAAGATGTAAGAGGGGCAGTGAAGAGACTAATGGGGTGGGAGTGA